Proteins encoded within one genomic window of Pirellulales bacterium:
- a CDS encoding CRTAC1 family protein, with the protein MPAALLIAALISFGVGQGDRSSPAAEQVEGVGHPLPARPARKPGFRDVLPKSGIDFRMRQQSAEQFKVNLYDHGCGVAVADYDGDGNDDVLFLKQFGDNGLYRNRGDGTFSKATSAAGPLALTDRMCVGAAFADYDNDGDQDLYVTSTRGGNVLFKNEGGGRFSDATELAGVALVAHSQTPAFFDYDNDGYLDLFVTNTARWTTDEYDEVGRYYPGAGFIWKHVFNLGDREFNVLFRNNRDGTFTDVTGEAGLSGKGWSGDVAVFDFDEDGDIDLLVTNMFGTSQLYRNDGQGHFEDVTGETLGKTSMGGIGSKAFDFNNDGRLDLFITDMHSDMWIGFDDVRLVQPKTKFRSIKGPDKAPETPQRAYMRTLERRFREQLGFDFDNIIYGNTLFRNDGGGKFAEVSDAAGLETFWPWGIAVGDFDNDGYEDTFVPSGMGYPFFYWPNYLMMNNGDGTFRDRAAEEGIEPPREGTLLPDRVRDREAPRSSRCAATADFNGDGRLDLVVNNFNDRPYYFQNHFPDRHYVSFRLRGVRSNRDAIGAVVRLQLGKQTLVRQVQCAGGYLSQSSKTLHFGLGDAERLERVEIRWPSGIRQTLGPLEVDRIHDVTESDSGQQ; encoded by the coding sequence GTGCCTGCGGCGTTGCTCATCGCCGCGCTCATTTCCTTTGGCGTCGGCCAAGGCGATCGGTCCTCTCCGGCCGCGGAGCAGGTTGAAGGCGTTGGCCATCCGCTGCCTGCGCGTCCTGCGCGAAAGCCCGGTTTTCGCGACGTTCTGCCCAAAAGCGGCATCGATTTCCGCATGCGGCAGCAATCGGCCGAGCAATTCAAGGTCAATTTGTACGACCACGGTTGCGGCGTGGCGGTCGCCGATTACGACGGCGACGGCAACGACGATGTTTTGTTTCTCAAGCAATTTGGCGACAACGGTTTGTACCGCAATCGCGGCGACGGCACGTTCTCCAAGGCCACCTCCGCGGCCGGCCCGTTGGCTCTCACCGACCGGATGTGCGTCGGTGCCGCGTTCGCCGATTACGATAACGACGGCGACCAGGACTTGTACGTCACGAGCACGCGCGGCGGCAACGTCCTGTTCAAAAACGAGGGAGGCGGGCGTTTCTCCGATGCGACCGAGCTGGCGGGCGTGGCGCTGGTGGCCCATTCACAAACCCCGGCTTTCTTCGACTACGACAATGACGGCTACTTGGACTTGTTCGTGACCAACACCGCGCGTTGGACCACCGATGAGTACGACGAGGTGGGCCGATATTATCCGGGGGCCGGCTTTATCTGGAAGCACGTGTTCAATCTCGGAGATCGCGAATTCAATGTCCTGTTTCGCAACAACCGCGACGGCACTTTCACCGACGTCACCGGCGAAGCCGGCCTGTCCGGCAAGGGGTGGAGCGGAGACGTGGCCGTGTTCGATTTTGACGAAGATGGTGACATCGATCTGCTGGTCACGAACATGTTCGGCACGAGCCAACTCTACCGCAACGACGGCCAGGGACACTTCGAAGACGTGACCGGCGAGACGCTGGGAAAAACGTCGATGGGCGGCATCGGCTCCAAGGCCTTCGATTTCAACAACGACGGCCGCCTCGATCTGTTCATCACCGACATGCACTCCGACATGTGGATCGGTTTCGACGACGTGCGTCTGGTGCAACCAAAAACGAAGTTTCGCAGCATCAAGGGACCGGACAAGGCACCCGAAACCCCGCAACGGGCCTATATGCGCACGCTGGAAAGGCGTTTCCGCGAGCAATTGGGCTTCGATTTTGACAACATCATCTACGGCAACACGCTGTTCCGCAACGACGGCGGGGGCAAGTTCGCCGAAGTATCCGACGCCGCGGGCCTGGAAACGTTCTGGCCCTGGGGCATCGCCGTCGGCGATTTCGACAACGACGGTTACGAAGATACCTTCGTTCCCTCGGGCATGGGCTATCCCTTCTTCTATTGGCCCAACTATCTGATGATGAACAATGGTGACGGAACCTTCCGCGACCGTGCGGCCGAGGAGGGAATCGAGCCGCCCCGCGAGGGCACGCTGTTGCCCGATCGCGTGCGGGACCGCGAGGCGCCGCGCAGCTCTCGTTGCGCGGCCACGGCCGATTTCAACGGTGACGGCCGGCTTGACTTGGTGGTCAACAACTTCAACGACCGCCCGTATTACTTTCAGAATCACTTTCCCGATCGGCACTACGTGTCCTTCCGGCTGCGCGGCGTGCGAAGCAACCGCGATGCGATCGGGGCGGTGGTCCGCTTGCAACTCGGCAAACAGACTCTGGTGCGGCAGGTGCAGTGCGCGGGCGGCTATCTCTCGCAATCGTCCAAGACGCTGCACTTCGGCCTGGGCGACGCCGAGCGGCTCGAGCGGGTCGAAATCCGCTGGCCCAGCGGCATCCGGCAGACGCTCGGTCCCCTGGAAGTCGACCGCATTCACGATGTGACGGAGTCTGACAGCGGCCAGCAATAG